A segment of the bacterium genome:
CTTGTCGATGGTCTCCTTCGAAAAGACGCCATCATGTGTGAGGTAACGGCTGTCCTGCTTCAGCTCATCCAGCGCCCGCACAAGAGAGAATGGAACGGCCTTCTTGCCTAAGTCGAGCGAATCGAGCCTGCCGCTGAGCGGCATGCCCGGGTCGACCTTGTTACGGATTCCATCCAGCCCGGCCATCAGCACTGCGGCCATCGAAAGGTACGGATTGGCAGTCGCATCGGGAATCCGGTACTCGATTGCCATCTCGGCCGCCTTAGTGACGTAGCCAGGGATGCGAATAGCCGCGGTCCGGTTGGCCACCGAGAAGAAGATGAGCACCGGCGCTTCGTAGCCCGGAACCAGCCGGCGGTAGGAATTGGTGCTCGGGTTGGTCAGCGCGCAAAGGCTGGGCGCGTGATTCAGGATGCCGCCGATGTAGTGAAGCGCCATCGGCGATAGCTTGGCCGCCGCCTTCTCATCGCCGAACATCGACGTACCTTCGCCCTCGCCCCCCGCCCCCTGCCCCCCGCCCCCTCTCTTCTGCAGGTACATATGCAGGTGCATGCCGGACCCGGCTTCACCGAATATCGGCTTGGGCATGAACGTCGCGCTCTTGTCGTGCTTGAACGCGAGGTTGCGCACCAGGTACTTGCTCAGCATGATGCCGTCGGCCGAGCGCATGGCGGGCAGGAACACCGGTTCGACCTCGACCTGCGAATAGCGACCGCCTTCGTGATGGTGATACTTCACCGGCACGCCGCACTGAGCCATCAGCAATGAAAGCTCGGAGCGGAAATCGGAGCTGCGGTCGAAAGGCGGGGCAACGTGATAGGCCGGACCCTTGAACAAAGAGAAGCCCGACGGGTCGTCGTGCCTCAGTTCGTCGGTCTCGATTCGATAGACTGCCGACGATTGGTCGGTCCAGAACTCGGCCTTGTTGAACAGGTAGAACTCAAACTCCGGTCTGACCATCACCTCGTCGGCGTGTGTTTCCTTCGCGAGCACCGCAATTGCCCGTTGCAGGATGGCGCGCGGGTCGCGCTCGTACCTGCGCTTGCCGTCGCTCTCGTAGATCTCGGCGAAACAGGAGATCGTCGGCTCCTGGGTGAATGGGTCGACAAAGGCCGAGTCGAGGTCCGGCTTCAGCACCATGTCGCCGGCATCAACGGCCCGGAACCCGGCGACTGCCGAGCTGTCGAACCCGACGCCTTCCTTGACCGCACGCTCCAGTTGCTCGACCGGCAACGTCACGTGCCGGAGGCGGCCGGTCAGATCCGAGTACTTGAGATCGAGGAACTTGATGTCCTTCTCGAGGATGGCGTTTTCGATACGTTTCACGCCTGTAAGCTTGCCACAAAACACCGCAAAGTCAATCCAAGGTCCGAATTCGCCGCCCGGGCTGATGCTGCGCCGCTTGACGATCGGGAGTCGGCCGCTACGCTGTCTGACAATGACCGAGGCCCCCGGCCTGAATGCACCGCGCGGAGGCGCCTCGCGTCGCTCAGGAGGAACAACAATGGCTTACCCTAAGGACGCGGCCCGTAAGGCTGCCGCGATTCTAAAACACGCCGCAGCGGAGAAGGTACGGTTCGTCAATCTGCAGTTCGCCGACATCTTCGGCATGGTCAAGAGCGTCACCATGCCCGCGACCCGGCTGCCCGGTTTCATCGAGAGCGGAGTCTGGTTCGACGGATCTTCGGTGGAAGGTTTTGCCCGCATCGCCGAGAGCGACATGTACCTGCAGCCCGACCTCGACACATTCTGCATCATCCCCTGGGAACGGGGCGAGAACACCACGGCCCGCCTCATCTGCAACGTATTCGGACCGGACGGGAAACCCTCGGCTGCAGACCCCCGCCACGTACTCATCCGTGCTCTCAAAGAAGCCGAGGCCGCCGGCTTTCGCTTCATCACCGCTCCGGAATGCGAGTTCTTCCTCTTCAAGAAGGATGGACTCCACTCTACCCCTCACGACAAGGCGGGCTACTTCGACTACTCGACCGATGAAGCCTACGAGGTCCGCAAAGAAATGGTCAACGCTCTCCACGAATTCGGCATGCAGGTCGAAGCCAGCCATCACGAAGTCGCGGTCGGGCAGCATGAAATCAACTTCCGTTACGACAATGCACTCCGGACCGCCGACAACACGCTGACGTTCAAACTCACGCTCAAGACGGTCGCCCAACGGCACGGCCTGCACGCGACATTCATGCCTAAGCCCGTGTTCGGTATCAATGGCTCCGGCATGCACACCAACCAGAGCCTTTTCGGTATCGCGAGCGGCAAGAACGCCTTCTACGACCGCCGGGAGGAACACGGGTTGTCGAAGATTGCCCGCCATTTCATCGCCGGACAACTGGCCCACGCCCGAGGAATGTCGGCAATACTGTCGCCGTTGGTCAACTCCTACAAACGGCTGGTGCCGGGCTACGAAGCGCCGGTTTATGTCGCGTGGGGCCGGATCAACCGCTCGGCTCTCATCCGCATCCCGCAGTTCGCCCCGGACAAGACCGAGACTGCTCGGGCCGAGTTGCGTTGCCCGGACCCGAGCTGCAATCCCTACCTTGCCTTCGCGGTAATGCTGAAGTGCGGACTGGAGGGAATCCGGAAACAGATCGAGCCACCGCCGCCGACCGACGAGAACCTCTACCAGCTCGATGAAGCCAAGCTACGCAAGCAACATATCAGCACACTGCCGGCCTCGCTCACCGAAGCGCTGGATGAGATGGAAAAGGACGAGACCGTTCAGGAAGCGCTGGGACCCCACATCTCCGCCCGGTTCATCGAAGCAAAGCGGCAGGAATGCGCCGAATCAGGAATGCAGGTAACCCAGTGGGAGCTGGATAAGTACCTGCCCATCTACTAGTCGATAGACTCGCGGACGACGACGTGAGGGCGGCGTGACTGCCGCCCTCAGTTTCATCCGAACCCGCCCGCATCTTCTGCCGGGCTCAACCTCAACCTGAACCTTAACCTCGACCTATGTCCTCACCTCAACCTCAGCCTTAGCCTCGTCCTGCTCGCCCACTTGATTCCTTGCCCCT
Coding sequences within it:
- the glnA gene encoding type I glutamate--ammonia ligase, encoding MKRIENAILEKDIKFLDLKYSDLTGRLRHVTLPVEQLERAVKEGVGFDSSAVAGFRAVDAGDMVLKPDLDSAFVDPFTQEPTISCFAEIYESDGKRRYERDPRAILQRAIAVLAKETHADEVMVRPEFEFYLFNKAEFWTDQSSAVYRIETDELRHDDPSGFSLFKGPAYHVAPPFDRSSDFRSELSLLMAQCGVPVKYHHHEGGRYSQVEVEPVFLPAMRSADGIMLSKYLVRNLAFKHDKSATFMPKPIFGEAGSGMHLHMYLQKRGGGGQGAGGEGEGTSMFGDEKAAAKLSPMALHYIGGILNHAPSLCALTNPSTNSYRRLVPGYEAPVLIFFSVANRTAAIRIPGYVTKAAEMAIEYRIPDATANPYLSMAAVLMAGLDGIRNKVDPGMPLSGRLDSLDLGKKAVPFSLVRALDELKQDSRYLTHDGVFSKETIDKWVEIKMDEVEAVARRPHPWEFSLYYGC
- a CDS encoding glutamine synthetase family protein yields the protein MAYPKDAARKAAAILKHAAAEKVRFVNLQFADIFGMVKSVTMPATRLPGFIESGVWFDGSSVEGFARIAESDMYLQPDLDTFCIIPWERGENTTARLICNVFGPDGKPSAADPRHVLIRALKEAEAAGFRFITAPECEFFLFKKDGLHSTPHDKAGYFDYSTDEAYEVRKEMVNALHEFGMQVEASHHEVAVGQHEINFRYDNALRTADNTLTFKLTLKTVAQRHGLHATFMPKPVFGINGSGMHTNQSLFGIASGKNAFYDRREEHGLSKIARHFIAGQLAHARGMSAILSPLVNSYKRLVPGYEAPVYVAWGRINRSALIRIPQFAPDKTETARAELRCPDPSCNPYLAFAVMLKCGLEGIRKQIEPPPPTDENLYQLDEAKLRKQHISTLPASLTEALDEMEKDETVQEALGPHISARFIEAKRQECAESGMQVTQWELDKYLPIY